The following are encoded in a window of Leptotrichia trevisanii DSM 22070 genomic DNA:
- the folP gene encoding dihydropteroate synthase: MIKINEIKNRDSKNIVIEFNGNKEELRKFENFLEEKNIFSFNKNEGITTIFKYSELKQLVELLKKENSFEFENGIEKLEEILQGNRLIWKGNRFEFDLTTESVIYSILNITPDSFYDGGRNSSLDKVLKRIEEDVRNGAKIFEFGGKSSKPNFDDISAEEEWNRIEKYIEAVKKEFPDIVLALDSDTEEVIEKGLDAGIDIINDFNGFTSEGKLKLVEKYKPALVVMNNGRFDKIPNLKNYLENYFAKRIKSILETGIEREKISIDPGVGYSSNNSMNTPEDMERIKSVKYLRDMKLPIMIAISRKSFNEKIFGLSLEERLMGTLIFESLMVQDGGRILRVHDVKETRDILNMLEVYNKI, translated from the coding sequence ATGATTAAAATTAATGAAATTAAGAATAGGGATTCAAAAAATATTGTTATTGAATTTAATGGAAATAAAGAAGAACTGCGTAAATTTGAGAATTTTTTGGAAGAAAAAAATATTTTTTCATTTAATAAAAATGAAGGGATTACAACTATTTTTAAATATTCAGAATTAAAACAGTTAGTTGAACTTTTGAAAAAAGAAAACAGTTTTGAATTTGAAAATGGAATTGAAAAATTGGAAGAGATTTTACAAGGAAATAGATTGATTTGGAAAGGGAATAGGTTTGAGTTTGATTTGACGACTGAGTCGGTTATTTATTCGATTTTGAATATTACGCCAGATTCATTTTATGATGGTGGGAGAAATTCGAGTCTAGATAAGGTTTTGAAGCGAATTGAAGAAGATGTTAGAAATGGGGCTAAGATATTTGAATTTGGAGGGAAATCGTCGAAGCCTAATTTTGATGATATTTCGGCAGAAGAAGAGTGGAATCGGATTGAAAAATATATTGAGGCTGTGAAAAAGGAGTTTCCAGATATTGTGCTGGCTTTGGACAGTGATACTGAGGAAGTTATTGAAAAAGGGCTGGATGCGGGTATTGATATTATTAATGATTTTAATGGATTTACTTCGGAAGGGAAATTGAAATTGGTTGAAAAATATAAACCTGCATTGGTTGTTATGAATAATGGACGGTTTGATAAAATTCCAAACTTGAAAAATTATTTGGAAAATTATTTTGCTAAGCGGATAAAATCAATTTTAGAAACTGGAATTGAAAGAGAAAAAATTTCGATAGATCCAGGAGTTGGGTATTCTTCAAATAACAGTATGAATACACCTGAAGATATGGAAAGAATTAAATCGGTAAAATATTTGCGAGATATGAAATTACCAATTATGATTGCAATTTCAAGAAAAAGTTTTAATGAAAAAATATTTGGGCTGTCGCTGGAAGAAAGACTTATGGGAACATTAATATTTGAGAGTTTGATGGTGCAAGATGGTGGAAGGATTTTAAGAGTTCATGATGTAAAGGAAACTAGGGATATTTTGAATATGCTGGAAGTTTATAATAAAATTTAA
- a CDS encoding NUDIX domain-containing protein — MKIENINFLKKHLENLAEYEPELKIKIEKISKILSQMKIEDLTNRKSKVHLSASAVVFKNDKCYFIKHPYLKTILLPAGHVEKDEIPLDTAIREFSEETGFFAKVDENMQNIGLIDVNMIEIPENPVKSEGEHIHIDFRYKLVLDEEREVQKAELEYFLLTENEANEEFKGYYKYLNC, encoded by the coding sequence TTGAAAATAGAAAATATAAATTTCTTAAAAAAACATTTAGAAAATTTAGCAGAATATGAGCCTGAATTGAAAATAAAAATAGAAAAAATTTCGAAAATATTATCACAAATGAAAATAGAGGATTTAACGAACAGAAAGTCCAAAGTTCATTTGTCAGCGAGTGCTGTAGTTTTTAAGAATGATAAATGTTATTTTATAAAACATCCGTATTTAAAAACTATTTTACTGCCAGCAGGACACGTAGAAAAAGATGAAATACCTTTAGATACTGCTATCCGTGAATTTTCTGAAGAAACTGGTTTTTTTGCAAAAGTTGATGAAAATATGCAAAATATAGGATTGATAGATGTGAATATGATTGAGATTCCTGAGAATCCTGTAAAAAGTGAAGGGGAGCATATTCATATTGATTTTCGATATAAACTTGTTTTGGATGAAGAGAGAGAAGTTCAAAAGGCTGAGTTGGAATATTTTTTATTGACTGAGAATGAGGCTAATGAGGAATTTAAGGGGTATTATAAGTATTTAAATTGCTAA
- a CDS encoding methyltransferase domain-containing protein, giving the protein MKEFMIDSYLEDIRKKIPAYDLMIEILFNSVLKVETKILQIKNILSIGGQSLEIKNLSDIYKDSKITVVEPSEIMINIVKNECNNLKNLEYVCDKFENYTNNKNFQLCLCLLVLQFVDNPKKFLERIYRSLDKDGIFIISIFSNRQLDYWKEFALTRGARKEQVEKTFRNQSGVMNVLSADYVENLLKETGFSKIEKVCEVLSVSMWAVRK; this is encoded by the coding sequence ATGAAAGAATTTATGATTGATAGTTATTTGGAGGATATAAGAAAGAAAATACCTGCTTATGATTTAATGATTGAAATATTATTTAATTCTGTTTTAAAAGTTGAAACTAAAATTTTGCAAATCAAAAATATTTTATCAATAGGTGGACAAAGTTTAGAAATCAAAAATTTATCAGATATTTATAAAGATTCAAAAATAACAGTAGTAGAACCAAGTGAGATTATGATAAATATTGTAAAAAATGAATGTAATAATTTGAAAAATTTAGAGTATGTTTGTGATAAGTTTGAAAATTATACAAATAATAAAAATTTTCAGCTATGTTTATGTCTTTTAGTTTTGCAATTTGTTGACAATCCAAAAAAATTTTTGGAAAGAATTTATAGGAGTCTTGATAAAGATGGAATATTCATAATAAGTATTTTTTCAAATAGACAACTGGATTATTGGAAGGAATTTGCATTGACAAGAGGAGCAAGGAAAGAGCAAGTTGAGAAAACGTTTCGTAATCAATCTGGGGTAATGAATGTTTTATCTGCTGATTATGTTGAAAATTTATTAAAAGAAACTGGATTTTCTAAAATTGAGAAGGTTTGTGAGGTTCTTTCAGTGAGTATGTGGGCTGTGAGAAAATAA